The genome window GAGAGAGGAGGGCGATCAATAGACAAAGACATGACCAcacatataaaatgataaattttaaaaaaatactatatttttttaaaaaaattgagataTTTGTGAGAAAAAAactaaagtaattttttttaaaaaaattcaacgTAATGATTCCACATCAAAGTGGATGATGGAATAAACTTTTTGAAACTTATCCTCAAGACCCATCGATAGACTCCATTAATTAAATTTGTCATACTCGAATGTCATTGACTTTAACTTGAATATCACCCCCACAATAAACTTCTAAATCTTCTTGACCTCAACTGCCCACGATCAAATCTACAGAGAATCCATGATCAACTTCGTGGTGTTGTCGAGTATGTTTCTGATTTAGCTTTCATGCACATCATTTCATCGTAATACTAATCTTCGGACAAAGGTTATCTGGAAGGAGAATAACTGTGTAATATCTATAAACGTGACAGCCGGTGAAAATTAATGTAGACATTTAGGAAATTAGGGACCTCTCCAACTTACATAATCGTCCAACACTCTCTCACATTAGAATTAAGTGTTTCGCAGCTTCGATCATGTTGTTGCTTTGTGAGTGGAAGTTAGGTCCCTCTGCAACTTCCATGGATCATCCATCCTCACATCAGAATTAAGTGGGCTTTTGTTGGATATGCCTAGACACTTAGTTTCATGACTCATTGACCGAAAAACTTTCAGAAAATTCTTCCATCTCGATACTAATTTTGTGACAAAGGTGATCTCGAAGCAAATTTGTTCTAAACGTTGATAGATGAATCAAAATTGACATCAACACTTGAAAAGTGGCACGTTAAATTCCCAACCACTCTTCTACAGTAATTGAGCAACTGTGACTCCTCTTGACCGGTCGACAAAATCTCCGACGCTAATCTTTATCACGACTTATTGTTGTTTCGCAGTTAAGCTCTTGGCATATAAATCTCCAACATTCATCAAACACCCAACTCTCACGTGGTAATCAATAACTCTCAATGAATAAGAGTTTCCAAGAGACAAATGTGTCTCATTCATATTAATTTGCACCTGAGCAACACGAAAAGATGCAAGACTTTGACTTGCGTCTCAGCCATTCGATGAGTATGAATGACTTCCCTCCAACCTTACACCATATAGAAGATAAAAGATGGAAATCAAGGCATCGTGATCTATCATTGGAAGAGTATCTCTTCCAATATTCCACTCTGTCCATATCATGCCATACTCATCGAATGGCTGAGATGCAAGCCATACACACCATTCATCACGCCATAAGAAGTATCCATACTTTCCAACGTGGAAAGTCTCCTTGACTTGCACGTCGGGAagcataaataatttatatattttttttattttatataaaaaatattttttaaaataatttattcaaAAAAGTCTATCATAGCATTTATCGAAGAGCATTCTTTTTTTCGAATTTACTCGAGAGCATCTTAAGACAGAAAAAGAACAAGTATGCTATTTATTTTAGGGATTTTTACATAGTTTTACGGTGTGAATCTATCCAAGTTCGatttaaaaaaacaaaatatctaaaatcatctaaaaatagaaaACCCAATGAAATTACTATTTAATGTTGTATTTATCTTCTATATTAAAATTGAGTTGAATAAGCTTTTAAGTCATTATACTCATACATGTACCATGTTATATTCGATGGCAGAATCAACATAGGAAATATATCACTTAAGAAACCTCTAGAATCACCTtaaaaatagaaaagaagaatGAAATCAACATGTATATCATATTTGCCTGCTCTATCGAAAGATAGAAGTAAGTTTGTGTTGACTGCGTAAATCAACGCTGGATGGAACCCTCACATCAGAATTAAGTTTCCTTTGACTTCTAACTGCGTATTAGCCACACTAAAGTACGAGTATGCATGACCTTGACTGCGTATTAGCCACTGCATCGATTCTACAGATAATGTGCGTACAAGTCAAGTCATGGGGATTTCCGGTGGTGATGTGCCTATATACATCATGCCCACAGAGGTCTCCTCTCCAACCTCACACCttcactcttctcttctcttgagCGCTCAATCGATGGCTGCGGCTGGTAGCGGCAGTTTCCAGAACGGAAGTATTGCCTCGAAGCGTCTCATGATGCTCGTGGCCTTACTTCTCGTCTCCTGCTGTCCCGGCTATGGCTTCGGCGATGACGATCATGTCGACGTGGAGGGAATCAGCAGCAGTTGCATGGAGAGCGAGAGGAGAGCTCTCCTCGCCATCAAATCCGAGATGTACGACCCCGACAACTGGTTCTCTACTTGGACCAGCAAAGACTGCTGTGGGTGGAGAGGTGTGGCCTGCGACAACACCACCGGCCATGTCACCAAGCTCGACCTCCGCTACCCCTACACATACGATATGTGGGATATGTTTAACGATGGGGAAACAGTAGGCGTCAGCAAGGTAAATCCATCTTTGCAAGAACTGAAGCAATTGAAGTATTTGGATTTGAGCATGAATAACTTCTCGGGTGCTCCTGTGCCCAAAATGATCGCTTCACTAGTCCACTTGGAATATCTCAACCTATCTAATGCCATGTTCGATGGACCAATTCCTCCCCAGTTCGAGAACCTCTCAAACCTACACCATCTCGACCTTCACGGatggtattttgatgattttctacATGTTGACAATCTCGATTGGCTCTCCCGTATTCCTTCTCTAAAATATCTTGACATGAGCAATCTCGACCTCAGCAAGGCGACCAATTGGTTCCACATAGTAAATTCAATCTCCACACTTGAAGTGTTGCGTTTGAGCGATGCAGACCTGCCATGTGTTCCATCTCCTTTGCCCCCTTTCAATCTAACAGCCATCGCTACGTTGGATCTGTCTGGGAATTCCAACGTCACGTCTGCCACGCTAAGATGGCTTTCTAACGCCACCAGCCTCGAGACCCTCCTTCTTTCTGGCTGTGGGAGTCTCACTATCGAGTCGGTACAAGTTGCTCTCGGAGCTCTCCTTAATATGAAGGAATTGGATTTATCAGACAACTCCCTTAAAGGAGAAATTCGTGAAATTCTGAACAATGTCAGTAGCAGCAGTGGCGTGAAGCACTTGGATTTGAGATGGAATCAATTATCTGGAGATATTCCTCCAGGGAGCCTTAGAGACCTGGAGTACCTGGACTTATCAGGGAATTCTATTGTCGACGTGCATATCTTAGCTTCTATAGGGAATCTCACAAACTTGCGATATTTAAGCTTGGTCGACAATGTAATCAGCGGAGAAATTCCACCAATCGTAGGAAAATTTGTCCGATTGGAGTACCTAGATTTGAGCTGGAATCAATTATCTGGAGATATTCCTCCAGGGAGCCTTAGAGACCTGGAGTACCTGGACTTATCAGGGAATTCTATTGTCGACGTACATATCTTAGCTTCTTTGGGGAATCTCACAAACTTGCGACATTTAGGGTTGTCGGCCAATTCAATCAGCGGAGAAATTCCACCATCCGTAGGAAAATTTGTCCGATTGGAGTACCTAGATTTGTCCAATAATGGCATCAACGGAAAAATACCACAGGCCATCGGCAACCTCAGTAACCTATTGGAATTACATTTATCAGGCAACAAAATTGTGGGATGGATACCACCGAGCATCGGCAACCTCACCAACTTGGTATACTTAGATTTATCATACAACAATATTGTCGGTTGGATACCACCGAGCATCGGCAACCTCACCAACTTGGGACACTTAGATTTATCAAGGAATAATATTAGTGGATACATTCCAGAGACCATTGGGGATCTTCAAAATCTACGGATATTATTTTTAAGCAATAACCATATTTCTGGGCAGATACCAAAGAAGATCGGTAAACTCCACTACTTGCAAAACTTGGACATGTCATATAACAACTTATCAGGTCAGATACCAACTACGTTGGGTGATCTATGCAATTTGACCCGGTTAGATTTGTCTTTTAATAACATTGGTGGAGATCTTACAAATCTATTCTATGGTTTGTCTACTTGTTCACAAGGAGCATCTATATCATTCTTAGCCCTGAAGGGTAATAATTTAACCGGGATTATTCCTTCGAGCATGGGCCAATTATCTCAGTTACAAGAGGTAGACCTCTCCTCAAACTCGCTGGCAGGCAACATCACCGAGGCACACTTTTTAAATCTTACAAGCTTATCAGAATTGATAATCGCTTCCAACTCCTTGAATGTGATGCTACCAAATGATTGGCGGCCCCCTTTTAATGCCTCCATTATCGATATGAGCTTTTGTCATATAGGAGCAAAATTTCCTGATTGGATTCGGACTCAACAACAATTGCAAAGGCTTTATCTATCCGGAGTTGGAGTCTCAGGCAGCCTCCCTATTTGGTTTTCAAATTTCTCAAAAGGTTTAGAAATTCTTAACTTGAGCTCCAACTATTTGACTGGTCAATTACCTTCTGCTCCCCAATTGTTATTGGATCTTTCCAACAACTCATTTGTTGGACCTATTCCATTGAGCTTCGAAGAAGCTACATACCTCATTTTATTATCTTTATCTCATAATCATATCAACGGTGGTATCCCTCCCTTCTTTTGTAATCTGAATTTTCTTGAAGTTCTCGACCTATCGAACAATCACTTAATTGGAGAAATCCCAGATTATCATAATTCATTTCCAATCTCTCTACAATCTTtacatttaaataataataatttatccggaatgattccttcatttttgaaaTACTGTGACCAATTAATTACCCTTGATTTAGGTGAAAATAAATTATTTGGTAAAATTCCGAAATGGATAGGAAGAAACCTCTCGTCATTGAAGGTTCTTCGTCTGAGGTCAAACTTATTATATGGTGTTATCCCTGAGAACATAGTGAATCTCACTTCACTTCAGGTTTTGGATCTTTCTTCCAACAATTTATTTGGTAGCCTGCCATCATCTCTAGGAAATTTCACTGCCATGGTTGAGGTACAAAATGATACCAGGCCATTGCTCCAAGGTAACAACTATACTTATATCGAGAGCAGCTTATTAACAACGAAAGGATCAATGGTCGATTACACAACCATTCTCTCGCTGGTGACAAGTATAGACTTGTCAAATAATCATCTCTCTGGTGAAATCCCAAAAGAACTGACCAAGCTTCTCGGGTTGCGCTTCCTAAACTTATCCAACAATCATTTGACGGGGAGGATTCCAGAAAAGATTGGTGATATGAAACAGCTAgaatcacttgacttatcgatgaACAGTCTCACCGGGGAGATACCTTCGAGCTTTTCTGCTATGAGTTTTCTGGCCCGTTTGAATCTGTCTTATAACAACTTATCAGGAAAAATACCCACGAGTAGTCAATTGTCGACCTTTGAC of Musa acuminata AAA Group cultivar baxijiao chromosome BXJ2-3, Cavendish_Baxijiao_AAA, whole genome shotgun sequence contains these proteins:
- the LOC135608405 gene encoding receptor-like protein EIX2 translates to MGISGGDVPIYIMPTEVSSPTSHLHSSLLLSAQSMAAAGSGSFQNGSIASKRLMMLVALLLVSCCPGYGFGDDDHVDVEGISSSCMESERRALLAIKSEMYDPDNWFSTWTSKDCCGWRGVACDNTTGHVTKLDLRYPYTYDMWDMFNDGETVGVSKVNPSLQELKQLKYLDLSMNNFSGAPVPKMIASLVHLEYLNLSNAMFDGPIPPQFENLSNLHHLDLHGWYFDDFLHVDNLDWLSRIPSLKYLDMSNLDLSKATNWFHIVNSISTLEVLRLSDADLPCVPSPLPPFNLTAIATLDLSGNSNVTSATLRWLSNATSLETLLLSGCGSLTIESVQVALGALLNMKELDLSDNSLKGEIREILNNVSSSSGVKHLDLRWNQLSGDIPPGSLRDLEYLDLSGNSIVDVHILASIGNLTNLRYLSLVDNVISGEIPPIVGKFVRLEYLDLSWNQLSGDIPPGSLRDLEYLDLSGNSIVDVHILASLGNLTNLRHLGLSANSISGEIPPSVGKFVRLEYLDLSNNGINGKIPQAIGNLSNLLELHLSGNKIVGWIPPSIGNLTNLVYLDLSYNNIVGWIPPSIGNLTNLGHLDLSRNNISGYIPETIGDLQNLRILFLSNNHISGQIPKKIGKLHYLQNLDMSYNNLSGQIPTTLGDLCNLTRLDLSFNNIGGDLTNLFYGLSTCSQGASISFLALKGNNLTGIIPSSMGQLSQLQEVDLSSNSLAGNITEAHFLNLTSLSELIIASNSLNVMLPNDWRPPFNASIIDMSFCHIGAKFPDWIRTQQQLQRLYLSGVGVSGSLPIWFSNFSKGLEILNLSSNYLTGQLPSAPQLLLDLSNNSFVGPIPLSFEEATYLILLSLSHNHINGGIPPFFCNLNFLEVLDLSNNHLIGEIPDYHNSFPISLQSLHLNNNNLSGMIPSFLKYCDQLITLDLGENKLFGKIPKWIGRNLSSLKVLRLRSNLLYGVIPENIVNLTSLQVLDLSSNNLFGSLPSSLGNFTAMVEVQNDTRPLLQGNNYTYIESSLLTTKGSMVDYTTILSLVTSIDLSNNHLSGEIPKELTKLLGLRFLNLSNNHLTGRIPEKIGDMKQLESLDLSMNSLTGEIPSSFSAMSFLARLNLSYNNLSGKIPTSSQLSTFDSWTYVGNKDLCGTPLPDCPVYQTPPDDRVKDDEKLDKLLEYTSIVVGFAVGFWLFIGTLIMKQAIRFAFFRWIDKASDWIYVQFAVKLAKLKSKWQTTT